From Myotis daubentonii chromosome 15, mMyoDau2.1, whole genome shotgun sequence, one genomic window encodes:
- the CARMIL2 gene encoding capping protein, Arp2/3 and myosin-I linker protein 2 isoform X5 has protein sequence MAQTPDGISCELRGEITRFLWPKEADLLLKTWLPEREGTEQGHVLALLRWRAYLLHTCLPLRVDCTFSYLEVQAMALQETPPQVTFELESLPELVLEFPGVAALEQLAQHIAAAIKKVFPHSTLGKLFRKPTPPSMLVRLERSSPSEATAPSSPCGGFLETYEALCDYNGFPFREEIQWDVDTIYHRQGCRHFSLGDFSHLGSRDLALSVAALSYNLWFRCLSCVDVKLSLEVLEQILHMMSQSAHLEELVLETCGLRGDFVRRLAQALAGHSSSGLRELSLAGNLLDDRGVVALSRYLEHRPGALRRLSLAQTGLTPRGMKALGRALASNAAFDSALTHLDLSGNPGALGASEDNGGLYSFLSRPNVLTVLNLAGTDTALDILFAALSRGCCASLTHLDASRNVFSRTKSRAAPASLQLFLSRAGALRHLALAGCKLPPDALRALLEGLALNTHMGDLHLDLSACELRSAGAQVIQDLVCDAGAVSSLDLSDNGFGSDMVTLVLAIGRSRSLRHVALGRNFNVRCKETLDDVLHRIVQLMQDDDCPLQSLSVAESRLKLGASVLLRALATNPNLTALDISGNAMGDTGAKMLAKALRVNTRLRSVVWDRNHTSALGLLDVAQALEQNRSLKAMPLPLTDVAQAQRSRPEMTARAVHQIQACLLRNNHTDQASPASTSCQQPLGRVSNPSEQEVNELCQSVQELVELLGCGAGPQGEAAVHQAEDAIQNANFSLSILPILYEAGSSPSHQWQLRQKLEGLLEQVGEVCRHDIQDFTQATLDTTRSLCPQMLQGPRWREQLEGVLVGSRGLPELLPEHLLQDAFTRLRDMRLSVTGSLAESIVAQALAGLSAAQDRLVASLAQQTTVAMPSATLALEEGQPTPFGKLEGLFFPEEKEREDEEERKNDSPPRKWPESSPCLHLVPSAHSAAEEPEPELAAPGEDAEPQAGPSARGSPSPAAPGAIAGPLPRMDLPPSGQPLRHPTRARPRPRRQHHHRPPPGGPQVPPALPQEGNGLSARVDEGVEEFFSKRLIQQDRLWAPEEDPATEGGTTPVPRTLRKKLGTLFAFKKPRSTRGPRPDLETSPGAAARTRKTTLGDLLRPPARPGRGEEPGGAEGGTGSPDPARRSRPRYTRESKAYSMILLPAEEEEAALGARPDKRRPLERGDTELTPSFEQRVQVMLQRIGVSRGSGSAEGKRKQSKDGEIKKAGSDGDIMDSSSEAPPISIKSRTHSVSAGLG, from the exons ATGGCTCAGACCCCCGACGGCATATCCTGTGAGCTGCGAG GCGAGATCACCAGGTTCCTGTGGCCCAAGGAGGCAGACCTGCTGCTGAAAACCTGGCTACCAGAGCGGGAGGGTACTGAGCAAGGCCACGTCCTG GCGCTGCTGCGATGGAGAgcctacctcctgcacacctgcctcccaTTAAGG GTGGACTGCACATTCAGCTACCTGGAGGTCCAGGCCATGGCACTGCAGGAGACACCCCCTCAG GTCACTTTTGAGCTGGAGTCCCTGCCTGAGCTGGTCCTGGAGTTCCCTGGTGTGGCTGCTCTGGAACAGTTGGCCCAGCACATCGCTGCGGCCATCAAGAAGGTCTTCCCTCACTCCACCCTGGG gAAGCTGTTCCGGAAGCCCACGCCCCCCTCCATGCTGGTTCGTCTGGAGAGAAGCAGCCCCTCAGAGGCTACCGCACCCAGTAGCCCCTGTG GTGGCTTCTTGGAGACGTACGAGGCTCTGTGTGACTACAATGGCTTCCCTTTCCGAGAGGAGATTCAGTGG GACGTGGACACCATCTACCATCGTCAGGGCTGCCGCCATTTCAGCCTCGGAGACTTCAGCCACCTGGGCAGTCG gGACCTGGCACTGAGTGTGGCTGCCCTGTCCTACAACCTGTGGTTCCGGTGTCTCTCCTGTGTGGACGTGAAGCTG AGCCTTGAGGTCTTGGAACAGATTCTGCACATGATGAGTCAGTCGGCCCACCTGGAGGAGCTGGTGCTGGAGACCTGTGGCCTGAGGGG agacttcgtCCGGCGACTGGCCCAGGCGCTGGCAGGCCACTCGAGCTCCGGGCTTCGGGAACTCAGCCTGGCGGGAAACCTGCTGGATGACCGAG GCGTGGTTGCACTCAGCAGATACCTGGAGCACCGTCCTGGAGCCCTGAGGAGACTCAGCCTAGCACAGACGGGGTTGACACCTCGAG GAATGAAAGCTCTAGGCCGGGCACTGGCTTCCAATGCCGCCTTTGACTCGGCCCTGACCCACCTGGATCTTTCGGGAAACCCCGGGGCACTGGGGGCCTCGGAGGACAACGGG GGCCTCTACAGTTTCCTGAGCCGCCCCAACGTCCTGACGGTCCTGAATCTCGCCGGCACCGACACCGCCCTGGACATT CTCTTCGCCGCGCTGTCCCGCGGCTGCTGCGCCAGCCTCACCCACCTCGACGCTTCCAGGAATGTCTTCTCCCGCAC CAAGTCCCGGGCCGCGCCCGCCTCGCTGCAGCTCTTCCTCAGCCGCGCGGGGGCGCTGCGGCACCTGGCCCTTGCGGGCTGCAAGCTGCCCCCCGACGCGCTCAG GGCCCTTTTGGAAGGTCTCGCGCTCAACACGCACATGGGCGACCTGCACCTGGACCTCAGCGCTTGTGAG CTGCGCTCGGCGGGCGCCCAGGTGATCCAGGACTTAGTGTGCGATGCTGGCGCAGTGAGCTCCCTGGATCTGTCGGATAATG GCTTCGGCTCGGACATGGTGACTCTGGTGCTGGCCATCGGGAGGAGTCGGTCCCTGCGACATGTGGCCCTTGGAAGGAACTTCAACGTCCGGTGCAA GGAGACCCTGGACGACGTCCTGCACCGGATTGTCCAGCTCATGCAGGATGACGACTGT CCTCTGCAGTCTCTGTCTGTGGCCGAGTCGAGGCTGAAGCTGGGCGCCAGCGTTCTGCTTCGGGCCCTGGCCACCAACCCTAACCTGACAGCCCTGGATATCAGCGGCAACGCCATGGGAGACACGGGTGCCAAGATGCTGGCCAAGGCGCTCCGAGTTAACACCCGACTCCG GTCTGTGGTCTGGGACCGGAATCACACATCTGCTCTGGGCCTGCTGGACGTGGCTCAGGCTCTGGAGCAGAACAGAAGTCTGAAGGCCATGCCTCTGCCACTGACCGACGTGGCCCAGGCGCAGCGAAGCCGCCCGGAAATGACAGCACGTGCAGTGCATCAG ATCCAAGCCTGTCTCTTGAGGAACAACCACACAGACCAGGCCTCTCCTGCCAGCACCTCATGCCAGCAGCCACTAGGTCGGGTCTCCAATCCCTCTGAGCAG GAAGTGAATGAACTTTGCCAGTCGGTGCAGGAGCTGGTGGAGCTGCTGGGCTGTGGTGCTGGGCCTCAGGGTGAAGCCGCCGTGCACCAGGCCGAGGATGCCATCCAAAATGCCAACTTCTCTCTCAGT ATTCTCCCCATTCTATATGAGGCAGGAAGCTCCCCAAGCCATCAGTGGCAGCTGCGGCAAAAGCTGGAGGGCCTCCTGGAGCAGGTGGGCGAGGTCTGCCGCCACGACATTCAG GACTTCACTCAGGCCACACTGGACACAACAAGGAGCCTCTGCCCACAGATGCTGCAGGGACCCAGGTGGAGGGAGCAGCTAGAGGGGGTCCTGGTGGGCTCAAGGGGCCTCCCAGAGCTGCTCCCAGAGCACCTGCTGCAAGATGCCTTCACTAGACTCAG GGACATGCGGCTGTCAGTCACAGGGTCCTTAGCAGAGAGCATTGTGGCTCAAGCTCTGGCGGGTCTGAGTGCAGCACAGGATCGGCTG GTGGCGAGTCTGGCTCAGCAGACAACAGTGGCAATGCCCTCTGCCACACTGGCCCTGGAAGAAGGCCAGCCCACCCCCTTTGGGAAATTGGAAGGCCTTTTCTTCcctgaggagaaggaaagggaggatgAAGAGGAGCGGAAG AACGACAGTCCTCCACGGAAATGGCCTGAGTCCAGCCCCTGTCTTCACCTGGTTCCCTCCGCTCACA GTGCTGCTGAGGAACCGGAGCCCGAGCTGGCGGCtcctggagaggatgcggagccGCAGGCGGGCCCATCTGCACGCGGCTCTCCGAGCCCTGCCGCTCCCGGGGCCATCGCCGGCCCGCTGCCTCGCATGGACCTGCCACCCTCCGGGCAGCCTCTGCGCCATCCGACCAGGGCCCGGCCACGGCCCAGGCGCCAGCACCACCACCGCCCGCCGCCTGGGGGCCCTCAG GTGCCCCCAGCATTGCCGCAGGAAGGAAATGGGCTCAGTGCCCGAGTGGATGAGGGTGTGGAAGAATTCTTCTCCAAAAGGCTGATCCAGCAGGATCGCCT CTGGGCCCCTGAGGAGGACCCAGCCACCGAGGGTGGTACCACCCCTGTCCCCCGTACACTGCGAAAGAAGCTGGGCACCCTCTTTGCCTTCAAGAAGCCTCGTTCAACACGGGGGCCACGGCCTGATCTAGAGACCAGCCCTGGGGCAGCTGCCCGCACGCGAAAAACCACACTTGGGGACCTACTGCGGCCACCGGCCCGCCCTGGCCGTGGGGAGGAGCCTGGTGGGGCTGAAGGGGGCACCGGCAGCCCTGACCCTGCTCGCAGGAGCCGGCCTCGCTACACTCGGGAAAGCAAGGCCTACTCAATGATACTGCTgcctgctgaggaggaggaggcggcatTGGGTGCCAGACCTGACAAG AGGCGGCCTCTGGAGCGAGGAGACACAGAACTGACCCCATCCTTTGAACAGAGGGTACAAGTGATGCTGCAGAGGATTGGCGTGAGCAGAGGCAGCGGGAGTGCCGAAGGGAAGAGGAAACAA